From a single Leopardus geoffroyi isolate Oge1 chromosome E1, O.geoffroyi_Oge1_pat1.0, whole genome shotgun sequence genomic region:
- the DLG4 gene encoding disks large homolog 4 isoform X1, whose translation MSEGPRAPRSALWLLAPPLLRWAPPLLTVLHSDLFQALLDILEYYEACISESQKYRYQDEDTPPLEHSPAHLPNQVNAPELAHVAERNLSHLEAGHGVVGHAHLSPLKANSPPVIVNTDTLEAPGYELQVNGTEGEMEYEEITLERGNSGLGFSIAGGTDNPHIGDDPSIFITKIIPGGAAAQDGRLRVNDSILFVNEVDVREVTHSAAVEALKEAGSIVRLYVMRRKPPAEKLMEIKLIKGPKGLGFSIAGGVGNQHIPGDNSIYVTKIIEGGAAHKDGRLQIGDKILAVNSVGLEDVMHEDAVAALKNTYDVVYLKVAKPSNAYLSDSYAPPDITTSYSQHLDNEISHSSYLGTDYPTAMTPTSPRRYSPVAKDLLGEEDVPREPRRIVIHRGSTGLGFNIVGGEDGEGIFISFILAGGPADLSGELRKGDQILSVNGVDLRSASHEQAAIALKNAGQTVTIIAQYKPEEYSRFEAKIHDLREQLMNSSLGSGTASLRSNPKRGFYIRALFDYDKTKDCGFLSQALSFRFGDVLHVLDASDEEWWQARRVHPDSEADDIGFIPSKRRVERREWSRLKAKDWGSSSGSQGREDSVLSYETVTQMEVHYARPIIILGPTKDRANDDLLSEFPDKFGSCVPHTTRPKREYEIDGRDYHFVSSREKMEKDIQAHKFIEAGQYNSHLYGTSVQSVREVAEQGKHCILDVSANAVRRLQAAHLHPIAIFIRPRSLENVLEINKRITEEQARKAFDRATKLEQEFTECFSAIVEGDSFEEIYHKVKRVIEDLSGPYIWVPARERL comes from the exons AAATACCGCTACCAAGATGAAGACACGCCCCCTCTGGAGCACAGCCCGGCCCACCTCCCCAACCAGGTAAACGCCCCCGAGCTGGCGCACGTGGCGGAGAGGAACTTGTCCCACCTCGAGGCCGGCCACGGGGTCGTGGGCCACGCCCACCTCTCCCCCCTCAAG GCCAATTCTCCTCCTGTGATTGTCAACACAGACACCCTAGAAGCCCCGGGATAT GAGTTGCAGGTGAACGGGACGGAGGGGGAAATGGAATACGAGGAGATCACATTGGAAAGG GGCAACTCAGGTCTGGGCTTCAGCATCGCAGGCGGCACCGACAACCCACACATTGGTGACGACCCGTCCATCTTCATCACCAAGATCATTCCTGGCGGGGCCGCGGCCCAGGACGGCCGCctcag GGTCAACGATAGCATCTTGTTTGTGAATGAGGTGGACGTGCGGGAGGTGACCCACTCAGCCGCGGTGGAGGCCCTCAAGGAGGCGGGCTCCATCGTCCGCCTCTACGTCATGCGGCGGAAGCCTCCAGCTGAGAAGCTTATGGAGATCAAACTCATCAAGGGGCCTAAAG GTCTTGGCTTCAGCATCGCGGGGGGCGTAGGGAACCAACACATCCCCGGAGATAACAGCATCTATGTGACAAAGATCATCGAAGGGGGTGCCGCCCACAAGGACGGGAGGCTGCAGATTGGGGACAAGATTCTAGCG GTCAACAGTGTGGGGCTGGAGGACGTCATGCATGAGGACGCCGTGGCAGCCCTGAAGAACACATATGACGTTGTCTACCTGAAGGTGGCCAAGCCCAGCAATGCCTACCTGAGTGACAGCTATGCTCCCCCAGACATCACAACCT CTTATTCCCAGCACCTGGACAATGAGATTAGTCACAGCAGCTACCTGGGTACCGACTACCCCACAGCCatgacccccacctcccctcggCGTTACTCCCCGGTGGCCAAGGACCTGCTGGGGGAGGAAGACGTTCCCCGGGAACCGAGGCGCATAGTGATCCACCGGGGCTCCACGGGCCTGGGCTTCAACATTGTGGGTGGCGAGGACGGTGAGGGCATCTTTATCTCCTTCATCCTGGCCGGTGGCCCTGCGGACCTCAGCGGGGAGCTGCGGAAGGGGGACCAGATCCTCTCG GTGAACGGTGTTGACCTCCGCAGTGCCAGCCACGAGCAGGCTGCCATCGCCTTGAAGAACGCGGGCCAGACGGTCACCATCATCGCTCAGTATAAACCAGAAG AGTACAGCCGATTCGAGGCCAAGATCCACGACCTTCGGGAACAGCTCATGAACAGCAGCCTGGGCTCAGGGACCGCCTCCCTGCGGAGCAACCCCAAAAGGGGTTTCTACATCAG GGCCCTGTTTGATTACGACAAGACCAAGGACTGTGGCTTCCTGAGCCAGGCCCTGAGCTTCCGTTTTGGGGATGTGCTGCACGTGCTCGACGCCAGCGACGAGGAGTGGTGGCAGGCACGGCGGGTCCACCCCGACAGCGAGGCCGATGACATCGGCTTCATCCCCAGCAAACGGCG GGTCGAACGACGGGAGTGGTCAAGGTTAAAGGCCAAG GATTGGGGCTCCAGCTCTGGATCACAGG GTCGAGAAGACTCCGTTCTGAGCTATGAGACGGTGACGCAGATGGAAG TGCACTATGCTCGCCCCATCATCATCCTTGGGCCCACCAAGGACCGAGCCAATGATGACCTTCTGTCCGAGTTCCCCGACAAGTTCGGATCCTGTGTTCCCC ATACGACGCGGCCCAAGCGGGAATATGAGATAGATGGCCGGGATTACCACTTCGTGTCCTCCCgggaaaaaatggagaaggaCATTCAGGCGCACAAGTTCATCGAGGCCGGCCAGTACAACAGCCACCTGTATGGAACGAGCGTCCAGTCCGTGCGGGAGGTGGCCGAGCAG ggGAAGCACTGCATCCTCGATGTCTCGGCCAATGCCGTGCGGCGGCTGCAGGCGGCCCACCTGCACCCCATCGCCATCTTCATTCGCCCCCGCTCCCTGGAGAATGTGCT AGAGATTAATAAGCGGATCACAGAGGAACAAGCTCGCAAAGCCTTCGACAGAGCCACCAAGCTGGAGCAGGAATTCACAGAGTGCTTCTCAG cCATCGTGGAGGGCGACAGCTTTGAGGAGATCTACCACAAGGTGAAGCGTGTCATCGAGGACCTCTCAGGCCCCTACATCTGGGTCCCGGCCCGAGAGAGACTCTGA
- the DLG4 gene encoding disks large homolog 4 isoform X6 produces the protein MSARNRFASMCLCVKYRYQDEDTPPLEHSPAHLPNQANSPPVIVNTDTLEAPGYELQVNGTEGEMEYEEITLERGNSGLGFSIAGGTDNPHIGDDPSIFITKIIPGGAAAQDGRLRVNDSILFVNEVDVREVTHSAAVEALKEAGSIVRLYVMRRKPPAEKLMEIKLIKGPKGLGFSIAGGVGNQHIPGDNSIYVTKIIEGGAAHKDGRLQIGDKILAVNSVGLEDVMHEDAVAALKNTYDVVYLKVAKPSNAYLSDSYAPPDITTSYSQHLDNEISHSSYLGTDYPTAMTPTSPRRYSPVAKDLLGEEDVPREPRRIVIHRGSTGLGFNIVGGEDGEGIFISFILAGGPADLSGELRKGDQILSVNGVDLRSASHEQAAIALKNAGQTVTIIAQYKPEEYSRFEAKIHDLREQLMNSSLGSGTASLRSNPKRGFYIRALFDYDKTKDCGFLSQALSFRFGDVLHVLDASDEEWWQARRVHPDSEADDIGFIPSKRRVERREWSRLKAKDWGSSSGSQGREDSVLSYETVTQMEVHYARPIIILGPTKDRANDDLLSEFPDKFGSCVPHTTRPKREYEIDGRDYHFVSSREKMEKDIQAHKFIEAGQYNSHLYGTSVQSVREVAEQGKHCILDVSANAVRRLQAAHLHPIAIFIRPRSLENVLEINKRITEEQARKAFDRATKLEQEFTECFSAIVEGDSFEEIYHKVKRVIEDLSGPYIWVPARERL, from the exons atgTCGGCTCGGAACAGATTCGCCTCCATGTGTCTCTGCGTG AAATACCGCTACCAAGATGAAGACACGCCCCCTCTGGAGCACAGCCCGGCCCACCTCCCCAACCAG GCCAATTCTCCTCCTGTGATTGTCAACACAGACACCCTAGAAGCCCCGGGATAT GAGTTGCAGGTGAACGGGACGGAGGGGGAAATGGAATACGAGGAGATCACATTGGAAAGG GGCAACTCAGGTCTGGGCTTCAGCATCGCAGGCGGCACCGACAACCCACACATTGGTGACGACCCGTCCATCTTCATCACCAAGATCATTCCTGGCGGGGCCGCGGCCCAGGACGGCCGCctcag GGTCAACGATAGCATCTTGTTTGTGAATGAGGTGGACGTGCGGGAGGTGACCCACTCAGCCGCGGTGGAGGCCCTCAAGGAGGCGGGCTCCATCGTCCGCCTCTACGTCATGCGGCGGAAGCCTCCAGCTGAGAAGCTTATGGAGATCAAACTCATCAAGGGGCCTAAAG GTCTTGGCTTCAGCATCGCGGGGGGCGTAGGGAACCAACACATCCCCGGAGATAACAGCATCTATGTGACAAAGATCATCGAAGGGGGTGCCGCCCACAAGGACGGGAGGCTGCAGATTGGGGACAAGATTCTAGCG GTCAACAGTGTGGGGCTGGAGGACGTCATGCATGAGGACGCCGTGGCAGCCCTGAAGAACACATATGACGTTGTCTACCTGAAGGTGGCCAAGCCCAGCAATGCCTACCTGAGTGACAGCTATGCTCCCCCAGACATCACAACCT CTTATTCCCAGCACCTGGACAATGAGATTAGTCACAGCAGCTACCTGGGTACCGACTACCCCACAGCCatgacccccacctcccctcggCGTTACTCCCCGGTGGCCAAGGACCTGCTGGGGGAGGAAGACGTTCCCCGGGAACCGAGGCGCATAGTGATCCACCGGGGCTCCACGGGCCTGGGCTTCAACATTGTGGGTGGCGAGGACGGTGAGGGCATCTTTATCTCCTTCATCCTGGCCGGTGGCCCTGCGGACCTCAGCGGGGAGCTGCGGAAGGGGGACCAGATCCTCTCG GTGAACGGTGTTGACCTCCGCAGTGCCAGCCACGAGCAGGCTGCCATCGCCTTGAAGAACGCGGGCCAGACGGTCACCATCATCGCTCAGTATAAACCAGAAG AGTACAGCCGATTCGAGGCCAAGATCCACGACCTTCGGGAACAGCTCATGAACAGCAGCCTGGGCTCAGGGACCGCCTCCCTGCGGAGCAACCCCAAAAGGGGTTTCTACATCAG GGCCCTGTTTGATTACGACAAGACCAAGGACTGTGGCTTCCTGAGCCAGGCCCTGAGCTTCCGTTTTGGGGATGTGCTGCACGTGCTCGACGCCAGCGACGAGGAGTGGTGGCAGGCACGGCGGGTCCACCCCGACAGCGAGGCCGATGACATCGGCTTCATCCCCAGCAAACGGCG GGTCGAACGACGGGAGTGGTCAAGGTTAAAGGCCAAG GATTGGGGCTCCAGCTCTGGATCACAGG GTCGAGAAGACTCCGTTCTGAGCTATGAGACGGTGACGCAGATGGAAG TGCACTATGCTCGCCCCATCATCATCCTTGGGCCCACCAAGGACCGAGCCAATGATGACCTTCTGTCCGAGTTCCCCGACAAGTTCGGATCCTGTGTTCCCC ATACGACGCGGCCCAAGCGGGAATATGAGATAGATGGCCGGGATTACCACTTCGTGTCCTCCCgggaaaaaatggagaaggaCATTCAGGCGCACAAGTTCATCGAGGCCGGCCAGTACAACAGCCACCTGTATGGAACGAGCGTCCAGTCCGTGCGGGAGGTGGCCGAGCAG ggGAAGCACTGCATCCTCGATGTCTCGGCCAATGCCGTGCGGCGGCTGCAGGCGGCCCACCTGCACCCCATCGCCATCTTCATTCGCCCCCGCTCCCTGGAGAATGTGCT AGAGATTAATAAGCGGATCACAGAGGAACAAGCTCGCAAAGCCTTCGACAGAGCCACCAAGCTGGAGCAGGAATTCACAGAGTGCTTCTCAG cCATCGTGGAGGGCGACAGCTTTGAGGAGATCTACCACAAGGTGAAGCGTGTCATCGAGGACCTCTCAGGCCCCTACATCTGGGTCCCGGCCCGAGAGAGACTCTGA
- the DLG4 gene encoding disks large homolog 4 isoform X3, with protein sequence MSEGPRAPRSALWLLAPPLLRWAPPLLTVLHSDLFQALLDILEYYEACISESQKYRYQDEDTPPLEHSPAHLPNQANSPPVIVNTDTLEAPGYELQVNGTEGEMEYEEITLERGNSGLGFSIAGGTDNPHIGDDPSIFITKIIPGGAAAQDGRLRVNDSILFVNEVDVREVTHSAAVEALKEAGSIVRLYVMRRKPPAEKLMEIKLIKGPKGLGFSIAGGVGNQHIPGDNSIYVTKIIEGGAAHKDGRLQIGDKILAVNSVGLEDVMHEDAVAALKNTYDVVYLKVAKPSNAYLSDSYAPPDITTSYSQHLDNEISHSSYLGTDYPTAMTPTSPRRYSPVAKDLLGEEDVPREPRRIVIHRGSTGLGFNIVGGEDGEGIFISFILAGGPADLSGELRKGDQILSVNGVDLRSASHEQAAIALKNAGQTVTIIAQYKPEEYSRFEAKIHDLREQLMNSSLGSGTASLRSNPKRGFYIRALFDYDKTKDCGFLSQALSFRFGDVLHVLDASDEEWWQARRVHPDSEADDIGFIPSKRRVERREWSRLKAKDWGSSSGSQGREDSVLSYETVTQMEVHYARPIIILGPTKDRANDDLLSEFPDKFGSCVPHTTRPKREYEIDGRDYHFVSSREKMEKDIQAHKFIEAGQYNSHLYGTSVQSVREVAEQGKHCILDVSANAVRRLQAAHLHPIAIFIRPRSLENVLEINKRITEEQARKAFDRATKLEQEFTECFSAIVEGDSFEEIYHKVKRVIEDLSGPYIWVPARERL encoded by the exons AAATACCGCTACCAAGATGAAGACACGCCCCCTCTGGAGCACAGCCCGGCCCACCTCCCCAACCAG GCCAATTCTCCTCCTGTGATTGTCAACACAGACACCCTAGAAGCCCCGGGATAT GAGTTGCAGGTGAACGGGACGGAGGGGGAAATGGAATACGAGGAGATCACATTGGAAAGG GGCAACTCAGGTCTGGGCTTCAGCATCGCAGGCGGCACCGACAACCCACACATTGGTGACGACCCGTCCATCTTCATCACCAAGATCATTCCTGGCGGGGCCGCGGCCCAGGACGGCCGCctcag GGTCAACGATAGCATCTTGTTTGTGAATGAGGTGGACGTGCGGGAGGTGACCCACTCAGCCGCGGTGGAGGCCCTCAAGGAGGCGGGCTCCATCGTCCGCCTCTACGTCATGCGGCGGAAGCCTCCAGCTGAGAAGCTTATGGAGATCAAACTCATCAAGGGGCCTAAAG GTCTTGGCTTCAGCATCGCGGGGGGCGTAGGGAACCAACACATCCCCGGAGATAACAGCATCTATGTGACAAAGATCATCGAAGGGGGTGCCGCCCACAAGGACGGGAGGCTGCAGATTGGGGACAAGATTCTAGCG GTCAACAGTGTGGGGCTGGAGGACGTCATGCATGAGGACGCCGTGGCAGCCCTGAAGAACACATATGACGTTGTCTACCTGAAGGTGGCCAAGCCCAGCAATGCCTACCTGAGTGACAGCTATGCTCCCCCAGACATCACAACCT CTTATTCCCAGCACCTGGACAATGAGATTAGTCACAGCAGCTACCTGGGTACCGACTACCCCACAGCCatgacccccacctcccctcggCGTTACTCCCCGGTGGCCAAGGACCTGCTGGGGGAGGAAGACGTTCCCCGGGAACCGAGGCGCATAGTGATCCACCGGGGCTCCACGGGCCTGGGCTTCAACATTGTGGGTGGCGAGGACGGTGAGGGCATCTTTATCTCCTTCATCCTGGCCGGTGGCCCTGCGGACCTCAGCGGGGAGCTGCGGAAGGGGGACCAGATCCTCTCG GTGAACGGTGTTGACCTCCGCAGTGCCAGCCACGAGCAGGCTGCCATCGCCTTGAAGAACGCGGGCCAGACGGTCACCATCATCGCTCAGTATAAACCAGAAG AGTACAGCCGATTCGAGGCCAAGATCCACGACCTTCGGGAACAGCTCATGAACAGCAGCCTGGGCTCAGGGACCGCCTCCCTGCGGAGCAACCCCAAAAGGGGTTTCTACATCAG GGCCCTGTTTGATTACGACAAGACCAAGGACTGTGGCTTCCTGAGCCAGGCCCTGAGCTTCCGTTTTGGGGATGTGCTGCACGTGCTCGACGCCAGCGACGAGGAGTGGTGGCAGGCACGGCGGGTCCACCCCGACAGCGAGGCCGATGACATCGGCTTCATCCCCAGCAAACGGCG GGTCGAACGACGGGAGTGGTCAAGGTTAAAGGCCAAG GATTGGGGCTCCAGCTCTGGATCACAGG GTCGAGAAGACTCCGTTCTGAGCTATGAGACGGTGACGCAGATGGAAG TGCACTATGCTCGCCCCATCATCATCCTTGGGCCCACCAAGGACCGAGCCAATGATGACCTTCTGTCCGAGTTCCCCGACAAGTTCGGATCCTGTGTTCCCC ATACGACGCGGCCCAAGCGGGAATATGAGATAGATGGCCGGGATTACCACTTCGTGTCCTCCCgggaaaaaatggagaaggaCATTCAGGCGCACAAGTTCATCGAGGCCGGCCAGTACAACAGCCACCTGTATGGAACGAGCGTCCAGTCCGTGCGGGAGGTGGCCGAGCAG ggGAAGCACTGCATCCTCGATGTCTCGGCCAATGCCGTGCGGCGGCTGCAGGCGGCCCACCTGCACCCCATCGCCATCTTCATTCGCCCCCGCTCCCTGGAGAATGTGCT AGAGATTAATAAGCGGATCACAGAGGAACAAGCTCGCAAAGCCTTCGACAGAGCCACCAAGCTGGAGCAGGAATTCACAGAGTGCTTCTCAG cCATCGTGGAGGGCGACAGCTTTGAGGAGATCTACCACAAGGTGAAGCGTGTCATCGAGGACCTCTCAGGCCCCTACATCTGGGTCCCGGCCCGAGAGAGACTCTGA
- the DLG4 gene encoding disks large homolog 4 isoform X2, with amino-acid sequence MSEGPRAPRSALWLLAPPLLRWAPPLLTVLHSDLFQALLDILEYYEACISESQKYRYQDEDTPPLEHSPAHLPNQVNAPELAHVAERNLSHLEAGHGVVGHAHLSPLKANSPPVIVNTDTLEAPGYVNGTEGEMEYEEITLERGNSGLGFSIAGGTDNPHIGDDPSIFITKIIPGGAAAQDGRLRVNDSILFVNEVDVREVTHSAAVEALKEAGSIVRLYVMRRKPPAEKLMEIKLIKGPKGLGFSIAGGVGNQHIPGDNSIYVTKIIEGGAAHKDGRLQIGDKILAVNSVGLEDVMHEDAVAALKNTYDVVYLKVAKPSNAYLSDSYAPPDITTSYSQHLDNEISHSSYLGTDYPTAMTPTSPRRYSPVAKDLLGEEDVPREPRRIVIHRGSTGLGFNIVGGEDGEGIFISFILAGGPADLSGELRKGDQILSVNGVDLRSASHEQAAIALKNAGQTVTIIAQYKPEEYSRFEAKIHDLREQLMNSSLGSGTASLRSNPKRGFYIRALFDYDKTKDCGFLSQALSFRFGDVLHVLDASDEEWWQARRVHPDSEADDIGFIPSKRRVERREWSRLKAKDWGSSSGSQGREDSVLSYETVTQMEVHYARPIIILGPTKDRANDDLLSEFPDKFGSCVPHTTRPKREYEIDGRDYHFVSSREKMEKDIQAHKFIEAGQYNSHLYGTSVQSVREVAEQGKHCILDVSANAVRRLQAAHLHPIAIFIRPRSLENVLEINKRITEEQARKAFDRATKLEQEFTECFSAIVEGDSFEEIYHKVKRVIEDLSGPYIWVPARERL; translated from the exons AAATACCGCTACCAAGATGAAGACACGCCCCCTCTGGAGCACAGCCCGGCCCACCTCCCCAACCAGGTAAACGCCCCCGAGCTGGCGCACGTGGCGGAGAGGAACTTGTCCCACCTCGAGGCCGGCCACGGGGTCGTGGGCCACGCCCACCTCTCCCCCCTCAAG GCCAATTCTCCTCCTGTGATTGTCAACACAGACACCCTAGAAGCCCCGGGATAT GTGAACGGGACGGAGGGGGAAATGGAATACGAGGAGATCACATTGGAAAGG GGCAACTCAGGTCTGGGCTTCAGCATCGCAGGCGGCACCGACAACCCACACATTGGTGACGACCCGTCCATCTTCATCACCAAGATCATTCCTGGCGGGGCCGCGGCCCAGGACGGCCGCctcag GGTCAACGATAGCATCTTGTTTGTGAATGAGGTGGACGTGCGGGAGGTGACCCACTCAGCCGCGGTGGAGGCCCTCAAGGAGGCGGGCTCCATCGTCCGCCTCTACGTCATGCGGCGGAAGCCTCCAGCTGAGAAGCTTATGGAGATCAAACTCATCAAGGGGCCTAAAG GTCTTGGCTTCAGCATCGCGGGGGGCGTAGGGAACCAACACATCCCCGGAGATAACAGCATCTATGTGACAAAGATCATCGAAGGGGGTGCCGCCCACAAGGACGGGAGGCTGCAGATTGGGGACAAGATTCTAGCG GTCAACAGTGTGGGGCTGGAGGACGTCATGCATGAGGACGCCGTGGCAGCCCTGAAGAACACATATGACGTTGTCTACCTGAAGGTGGCCAAGCCCAGCAATGCCTACCTGAGTGACAGCTATGCTCCCCCAGACATCACAACCT CTTATTCCCAGCACCTGGACAATGAGATTAGTCACAGCAGCTACCTGGGTACCGACTACCCCACAGCCatgacccccacctcccctcggCGTTACTCCCCGGTGGCCAAGGACCTGCTGGGGGAGGAAGACGTTCCCCGGGAACCGAGGCGCATAGTGATCCACCGGGGCTCCACGGGCCTGGGCTTCAACATTGTGGGTGGCGAGGACGGTGAGGGCATCTTTATCTCCTTCATCCTGGCCGGTGGCCCTGCGGACCTCAGCGGGGAGCTGCGGAAGGGGGACCAGATCCTCTCG GTGAACGGTGTTGACCTCCGCAGTGCCAGCCACGAGCAGGCTGCCATCGCCTTGAAGAACGCGGGCCAGACGGTCACCATCATCGCTCAGTATAAACCAGAAG AGTACAGCCGATTCGAGGCCAAGATCCACGACCTTCGGGAACAGCTCATGAACAGCAGCCTGGGCTCAGGGACCGCCTCCCTGCGGAGCAACCCCAAAAGGGGTTTCTACATCAG GGCCCTGTTTGATTACGACAAGACCAAGGACTGTGGCTTCCTGAGCCAGGCCCTGAGCTTCCGTTTTGGGGATGTGCTGCACGTGCTCGACGCCAGCGACGAGGAGTGGTGGCAGGCACGGCGGGTCCACCCCGACAGCGAGGCCGATGACATCGGCTTCATCCCCAGCAAACGGCG GGTCGAACGACGGGAGTGGTCAAGGTTAAAGGCCAAG GATTGGGGCTCCAGCTCTGGATCACAGG GTCGAGAAGACTCCGTTCTGAGCTATGAGACGGTGACGCAGATGGAAG TGCACTATGCTCGCCCCATCATCATCCTTGGGCCCACCAAGGACCGAGCCAATGATGACCTTCTGTCCGAGTTCCCCGACAAGTTCGGATCCTGTGTTCCCC ATACGACGCGGCCCAAGCGGGAATATGAGATAGATGGCCGGGATTACCACTTCGTGTCCTCCCgggaaaaaatggagaaggaCATTCAGGCGCACAAGTTCATCGAGGCCGGCCAGTACAACAGCCACCTGTATGGAACGAGCGTCCAGTCCGTGCGGGAGGTGGCCGAGCAG ggGAAGCACTGCATCCTCGATGTCTCGGCCAATGCCGTGCGGCGGCTGCAGGCGGCCCACCTGCACCCCATCGCCATCTTCATTCGCCCCCGCTCCCTGGAGAATGTGCT AGAGATTAATAAGCGGATCACAGAGGAACAAGCTCGCAAAGCCTTCGACAGAGCCACCAAGCTGGAGCAGGAATTCACAGAGTGCTTCTCAG cCATCGTGGAGGGCGACAGCTTTGAGGAGATCTACCACAAGGTGAAGCGTGTCATCGAGGACCTCTCAGGCCCCTACATCTGGGTCCCGGCCCGAGAGAGACTCTGA